A genomic segment from Anticarsia gemmatalis isolate Benzon Research Colony breed Stoneville strain chromosome 14, ilAntGemm2 primary, whole genome shotgun sequence encodes:
- the LOC142978257 gene encoding uncharacterized protein LOC142978257 isoform X4 produces MCCDLQMLSVQVPGCAGMERLGAPGGPRLRHDHRHHHSTLEWEKQQRLQAMVGRLQEMVEQETRARSAAAAERLGLPPSIQLPDGEYGQDVHLQLRVPYQQAELTRSSFQPPPNKCVSDVPEWAGGAEAGGARRGKKDGLLQKATRWWVRMGARPVLPAPPPPCVMVPRRAPGPPPDA; encoded by the exons A TGTGTTGTGATTTGCAGATGCTCTCGGTACAAGTGCCGGGGTGCGCGGGCATGGAGCGGCTGGGCGCGCCGGGGGGACCGCGCCTACGGCACGATCACAGACATCACCATTCCACATT GGAATGGGAGAAgcagcaaaggttgcaggcaatGGTGGGAAGGCTCCAAGAGATGGTGGAGCAGGAGACGCGAGCGCGGTCCGCCGCGGCGGCCGAGCGCCTCGGCCTGCCGCCCAGCATACAGCTGCCGGACGGCGAGTACGGACAGGACGTGCATCTACAGTTACGAGTCCCTTATCAG CAAGCCGAGCTGACGAGAAGCAGCTTCCAGCCGCCACCCAACAAGTGCGTGAGCGACGTGCCGGAgtgggcgggcggcgcggaggcgggcggcgcgcggcgcggcaagAAGGACGGGCTGCTGCAGAAGGCCACGCGCTGGTGGGTGCGCATGGGCGCGCGCCCCGTGCtgccggcgccgccgccgccctgCGTCATggtgccgcgccgcgcgcccggCCCGCCGCCCGACGCGTGa
- the LOC142978546 gene encoding uncharacterized protein LOC142978546: protein MRFNVLLLFVTLCTRAHSRDDSDEPVLYYYGREESERSLAACGARQACGALLRRYWRRPALVRLCRCPRRRRCDVPAPPRAALDLNNAASLQFCRPVDDWPECSANENALTVVSSSGRMNPDELEEMHHRNVQLAPPELIFKCRCRSPNYWKMASTDDANVRVYRCSSLHLCKTGEHCGNVSNDLNALYQSCLCPKHHICVHNGGLPHTHISELLYEGIGWKAYCQRVGDEYSYEEY from the exons ATGCGGTTCAACGTACTGTTGCTGTTCGTTACGCTATGTACTCGTGCGCATTCCAGAGACGACAGTGACGAGCCTGTCTTGTATTACTATGGTCGC GAGGAGAGCGAGCGCAGCCTGGCGGCGTGCGGCGCGCGGCAGGCGTGCGGGGCGCTGCTGCGGCGCTACTGGCGCCGGCCCGCGCTCGTGCGCCTGTGTCGCTGTCCGCGGCGCCGCCGCTGCGACGTGCCGGCGCCGCCACGCGCCGCCCTCGACCTCAACAACGCCGCCTCGCTGCAG TTCTGTCGGCCCGTAGACGATTGGCCGGAGTGTTCGGCGAACGAGAACGCTCTCACCGTGGTCTCGTCCTCTGGACGTATGAACCCCGACGAACTGGAAGAGATGCATCACCGGAACGTGCAACTGGCGCCGCCCGAATTGATATTCAAATGTCGCTGTCGTAGCCCTAACTATTGGAAAATGGCGTCGACTGACGACGCGAACGTCCGCGTTTACCGTTGTTCGTCGCTCCACTTGTGCAAGACCGGGGAACATTGCGGGAATGTCAGTAACGATCTGAACGCTTTATACCAGTCGTGCCTGTGCCCTAAGCACCACATATGCGTCCATAATGGAGGTCTACCGCACACTCATATTTCAGAACTACTCTACGAAGGGATAGGCTGGAAAGCATATTGCCAACGAGTGGGAGACGAATACAGTTACGAAGAATATTAG
- the HIPP1 gene encoding HP1 and insulator partner protein 1, with translation MEAVEEPPLNNPSVDTVKITVTCDESDENVVSSIEMDVCHKSNGVSELPETTEASAVETKIINAEESKSEAAKNNAEVAEVVVQTDNNMIEQEESPSLEPETASVQTTETTTIMETIVNVEESSPDTGEALKGDDKEISKEGASDDVKTEDPVVEVESIVESTVDRVTFQTEILIESNDSDIIETVGDENKIDEQNTNILSELGESIELSEALRSSNVPDNAENNNCAARQEVFNKEELLDILEGNNEDHPVIQIAVPHKSLHNDKMLEAQVALQQLSRLKKKARKSRIIEKFPRAKRSEKKMIKVETITEPIPEVKIAEKVSTPELKSEENIVSDLVKEWDDEEGVEADKSNKQLDESEDLSKSSNEVVKQDEDSVRTSIDSQSTDGNTATNKSNDESQPQRRHGRVIKKKVIFDPDNPDTFTKSKIIMKSKEQGQEKDLPAKKIKLEQTLLSPLTTSKSPLTKLQWKKPSSTKNSKQNKRLTEVDKLLMDEGAVNMIYQLTPEAPKGKKNMKTKAEFIKKIQSSSTPDTKEMKFRERKKECRYEEGEARKILCGKQRSSIGGSVKSPSVSEDFEAHSADDSIIYRRHSSSSYSSSCMSPRRLSDVEMSSQSSSRNAQQDVQNLTNDEVSIDRPTVDMFMSGSPEVTRTETINKDDCLSIKEKLNSKLNLALNKRKRENSKVDKPPKQKKVIKVDENILISKDFKYLTVRFDAKLAVVCVQKPGSICNIEVLKELENALKFIESKKDISVTLFMPECGITCSDLDLRPLLDDNMEKRTNYAYELAEAVRCVLQAVEQHSKLLCTAASGRCSGVGLALVALSDVALASERTSFAISAKSHTPAPIEPGVGVLTAHRHFSRQVLNDLLVLGRRLPAAEALQCGLVSRVLWPEKYNEQVLTVAKDIAAQPAENIRMKKQLLRLNKSDSELTFLTRLEKERDLFVEYWTSVEGQELLRAIHITA, from the exons ATGGAAGCTGTTGAAGAGCCTCCACTCAATAATCCTTCAGTGGATACTGTGAAAATAACTGTTACTTGCGATGAAAGTGATGAGAATGTAGTGTCTTCGATAGAAATGGATGTATGTCACAAATCCAATGGTGTCTCTGAGTTGCCCGAAACTACAGAGGCATCAGCAGTAGAAacgaaaattataaatgcaGAAGAAAGTAAAAGTGAAGCAGCAAAAAACAACGCCGAAGTTGCAGAAGTGGTAGTGCAAACTGACAATAATATGATAGAACAAGAAGAATCACCGTCATTGGAGCCCGAAACCGCTTCGGTTCAAACTACTGAGACTACTACAATCATGGAGACCATAGTGAATGTGGAAGAATCCTCACCAGATACTGGTGAAGCACTCAAAGGCGACGATAAAGAAATAAGCAAAGAAGGTGCTTCTGATGATGTGAAAACAGAAGACCCTGTTGTGGAAGTTGAAAGTATTGTTGAATCCACTGTGGATAGAGTTACTTTCCAAACTGAAATATTGATTGAATCAAATGATAGTGACATCATAGAAACTGTGggtgatgaaaataaaatagatgaACAGAACACCAATATCCTCAGTGAACTTGGAGAAAGTATTGAGTTAAGTGAAGCACTCCGCTCTTCTAATGTCCCTGATAATGCAGAAAATAATAACTGTGCTGCAAGACAGGAAGTGTTTAATAAAGAAGAACTACTCGATATTTTGGAAGGTAATAATGAAGATCATCCTGTGATCCAAATTGCTGTACCTCATAAATCATTACATAATGATAAAATGCTAGAAGCTCAGGTGGCTCTGCAGCAGCTTTCACGACTAAAGAAGAAGGCTAGAAAGTCACGCATTATTGAAAAGTTTCCTAGAGCAAAACGTAGTGAAAAGAAAATGATTAAAGTAGAAACAATAACAGAACCAATTCCTGAAGTTAAAATTGCAGAAAAAGTAAGCACTCCTGAATTGAAAAGTGAAGAAAATATAGTTAGTGATCTTGTGAAAGAGTGGGATGACGAAGAAGGAGTAGAGGCAGACAAAAGTAACAAGCAACTAGACGAGAGTGAGGACTTGTCAAAGAGTTCCAATGAAGTAGTTAAACAAGATGAAGACTCAGTAAGGACATCTATTGACTCCCAATCAACTGATGGCAACACTGCTACTAATAAGAGTAATGATGAAAGTCAACCACAAAGAAGACATGGAAGagtaattaagaaaaaagtaatatttgatCCTGATAATCCAGATACATTCaccaaaagtaaaattattatgaagagTAAAGAGCAAGGACAGGAAAAAGATCTGCCAGCTAAAAAAATTAAGCTTGAACAAACTCTCCTTTCACCACTCACAACATCAAAATCACCTTTAACAAAACTGCAGTGGAAAAAGCCTTCCTCTACAAAAAATAGCAAACAAAATAAGAGATTGACAGAGgttgataaattattaatgGATGAAGGAGCAGTCAATATGATCTATCAACTCACCCCAGAAGCTCCAAAgggtaaaaaaaacatgaaaactaAAGCTGAATTCATTAAAAAGATTCAAAGTTCGTCAACACCTGATACTAAAGAAATGAAATTTAGGGAGCGAAAAAAAGAATGCAGGTATGAAGAGGGTGAAGCTAGAAAAATTTTGTGTGGCAAGCAGAGATCATCAATAGGTGGTTCAGTGAAGTCTCCATCTGTTTCGGAAGATTTTGAAGCACACAGTGCTGATGACTCTATTATATATAGACGCCACTCATCAAGTTCTTATTCTAGCTCTTGTATGAGTCCTCGACGGCTGAGTGATGTGGAGATGAGTAGCCAGAGTAGCTCACGGAATGCTCAACAGGATGTTCAGAATCTAACAAATGATGAAGTAAGCATTGACCGGCCAACAGTGGACATGTTTATGTCGGGCAGTCCAGAAGTAACAAGGACTGAAACTATTAATAAGGATGACTGTTTGTCGATAAAAGAGAAATTGAATTCCAAGTTAAATCTTGCCCTAAACAAGAGAAAACGAGAAAATTCTAAAGTTGACAAACCACCTAagcaaaaaaaagtaataaaagttgACGAGAACATATTAattagtaaagattttaaatatttaactgtaagATTTGATGCAAAATTAGCTGTAGTATGTGTTCAAAAACCAGGGTCCATATGTAACATTGAG GTACTAAAAGAGCTAGAAAATGCGTTAAAATTCATTGAATCAAAGAAAGACATATCAGTTACTTTGTTTATGCCTGAATGTGGCATAACATGTTCAGATTTAGATTTAAGACCATTGTTGGATGACAATATGGAGAAAAGGACAAATTACGCATATGAACTGGCTGAGGCAGTTAG ATGTGTATTACAAGCAGTGGAGCAACATAGTAAGTTATTGTGCACGGCGGCGAGCGGCAGGTGCTCGGGCGTGGGGCTGGCGCTCGTTGCGCTCAGTGACGTCGCTCTGGCTTCAGAACGTACCAGCTTCGCCATCAGCGCCAAATCACACACGCCGGCACCCATAGAACCAGGTGTTGGAGTGCTCACTGCCCATCGACATTTTTCTCGACAAGTG TTAAACGATTTACTAGTGTTGGGGCGTCGATTGCCCGCGGCGGAGGCCTTACAGTGCGGACTAGTCAGTCGTGTTTTATGGCCCGAGAAATACAACGAACAGGTCCTCACCGTCGCCAAGGACATCGCCGCTCAACCGGCTGAG AATATACGGATGAAGAAACAATTATTACGTTTGAATAAGAGTGACTCTGAACTTACATTCCTGACGCGTCTGGAGAAGGAGCGTGACTTATTTGTGGAGTATTGGACCTCCGTGGAGGGACAGGAGCTACTACGCGCTATACACATCACCgcctaa
- the LOC142978547 gene encoding chromosome transmission fidelity protein 8 homolog: protein MQIYVDCKTENENGVPEWAIVELQGLVQMKKEGATSTTVIGDLHYYSRNRVPVLVLGHHILTGKETKLEQPMAVIEKTNLEDKTNYRVKAIVKKKLLFKSRPKPIISNVAEKV from the exons atgcAAATATACGTCGATTG TAAGACTGAAAATGAGAACGGCGTACCTGAGTGGGCGATCGTGGAGCTCCAGGGACTGGTTCAGATGAAGAAGGAGGGAGCGACGAGCACCACGGTCATCGGCGACTTGCACTATTACTCGAGAAACCGGGTGCCGGTTCTCGTTCTCGGACATCACATTCTAACCGGGAAAGAGACTAAATTGGAGCAGCCGATGGCGGTCATCGAAAAAACTAATTTGGAAGATAAAACGAATTATAGAGTGAAGGCTATtgttaaaaagaaattgttattCAAATCTAGACCTAAGCCTATTATTTCCAATGTTGCCGAAAAAGTGTGA
- the LOC142978257 gene encoding uncharacterized protein LOC142978257 isoform X1: MRWCRSVAVRGRGCAGPPAPAPPPRCRRGRRRQPLCCDLQMLSVQVPGCAGMERLGAPGGPRLRHDHRHHHSTLEWEKQQRLQAMVGRLQEMVEQETRARSAAAAERLGLPPSIQLPDGEYGQDVHLQLRVPYQQAELTRSSFQPPPNKCVSDVPEWAGGAEAGGARRGKKDGLLQKATRWWVRMGARPVLPAPPPPCVMVPRRAPGPPPDA, translated from the exons ATGCGTTGGTGCCGCAGTGTTGCTGTGCGCGGCCGCGGGTGCGCTGGCCCGCCCGCACCTGCGCCGCCGCCACGCTGCCgccgcggccgccgccgccAACCCC TGTGTTGTGATTTGCAGATGCTCTCGGTACAAGTGCCGGGGTGCGCGGGCATGGAGCGGCTGGGCGCGCCGGGGGGACCGCGCCTACGGCACGATCACAGACATCACCATTCCACATT GGAATGGGAGAAgcagcaaaggttgcaggcaatGGTGGGAAGGCTCCAAGAGATGGTGGAGCAGGAGACGCGAGCGCGGTCCGCCGCGGCGGCCGAGCGCCTCGGCCTGCCGCCCAGCATACAGCTGCCGGACGGCGAGTACGGACAGGACGTGCATCTACAGTTACGAGTCCCTTATCAG CAAGCCGAGCTGACGAGAAGCAGCTTCCAGCCGCCACCCAACAAGTGCGTGAGCGACGTGCCGGAgtgggcgggcggcgcggaggcgggcggcgcgcggcgcggcaagAAGGACGGGCTGCTGCAGAAGGCCACGCGCTGGTGGGTGCGCATGGGCGCGCGCCCCGTGCtgccggcgccgccgccgccctgCGTCATggtgccgcgccgcgcgcccggCCCGCCGCCCGACGCGTGa
- the hay gene encoding ATP-dependent DNA helicase hay, which translates to MGPPKKFKKYDSSRGSDRSGKKKKVDEETTIDLVDDDNTENVGVPGAAMQDAEKNDQVPEDEFGAKDYRSQMALKPDNSSRPLWVAPNGHIFLEAFSPVYKHAHDFLIAISEPVCRPQHIHEYKLTAYSLYAAVSVGLQTNDIIEYLQRLSKCAVPAGIIEFIQLCTLSYGKVKLVLKHNRYLVESKHVEVLQKLLKDPVIQQCRLRRDGDDDLLASALPNKPATTSRPGESSEKPAAPNGSVPDDISQFYQQLDKEDDDDEATDITANTAVAFEVDPDKIEVIQKRCIELEHPLLAEYDFRNDSINPDINIDLKPTAVLRPYQEKSLRKMFGNGRARSGVIVLPCGAGKSLVGVTAVCTVRKRALVLCNSGVSVEQWKQQFKCWSTADDSMICRFTSEAKDKPMGAGILITTYSMITHGQRRSWEAEQTMKWLQAQEWGLVVLDEVHTIPAKMFRRVLTIVHSHAKLGLTATLLREDDKIADLNFLIGPKLYEANWLELQAAGYIARVQCAEVWCPMTPEFYREYLIQKINKKMLLYVMNPSKFRACQFLVRYHERRGDKTIVFSDNVFALRHYAVKMNKPYIYGPTSQSERIQILQNFKFNPKVNTIFVSKVADTSFDLPEANVLIQISSHGGSRRQEAQRLGRILRAKKGALAEEYNAFFYTLVSQDTLEMAYSRKRQRFLVNQGYSYKVITELKGMDQEPDMFYGTREEQGMLLQQVLAASETDCEDEREGGAGGGVLRRGAGLASLAGADDALYLEHRRALALNKHPLFKKFRY; encoded by the exons atgggACCACCtaagaagtttaaaaaatatgattcaagTCGTGGAAGTGACCGTTCAG GTAAAAAGAAGAAAGTTGATGAGGAAACAACTATAGACCTAGTAGATGATGACAACACTGAGAATGTTGGGGTGCCGGGGGCGGCCATGCAGGATGCTGAGAAGAATGACCAAGTGCCTGAAGATGAATTTGGTGCCAAAGATTACAG GAGTCAAATGGCCTTGAAACCTGACAATTCAAGTCGACCACTGTGGGTGGCTCCCAACGGACACATATTCTTGGAAGCCTTCTCACCTGTCTATAAACATGCACATGACTTCTTGATTGCTATATCAGAGCCAGTGTGTCG CCCCCAGCACATCCATGAGTACAAGCTAACAGCTTACAGTTTATATGCGGCCGTATCTGTGGGCCTACAGACCAACGACATCATAGAATACCTGCAGAGACTGAGCAAGTGTGCTGTTCCGGCCGGCATTATAGAGTTCATTCAACTGTGTACACTGTCTTATGGCAAAGTCAAACTGGTGCTAAAACATAACAG ATACCTTGTAGAGAGCAAGCATGTAGAGGTGCTACAGAAGCTGCTGAAAGACCCAGTGATCCAACAGTGCAGACTGCGGCGCGACGGAGACGATGACCTGCTCGCCTCCGCGCTGCCCAACAAACCTGCTACTACATCCAGACCAG GCGAGAGCAGCGAGAAGCCAGCGGCTCCGAACGGCAGCGTGCCGGACGACATCAGCCAGTTCTACCAGCAGCTGGACAAGGAGGACGACGACGACGAGGCCACCGACATCACCGCCAACACCGCTGTCGCCTTCGAGGTCGACCCGGACAAGATTGAG GTGATACAAAAACGTTGCATAGAATTGGAACACCCGCTGCTAGCCGAGTACGACTTCCGCAACGATTCGATCAATCCCGACATCAACATAGACTTGAAGCCCACCGCCGTGCTGAGACCCTACCAGGAGAAGAGCCTCAGGAAAATGTTCGGAAACGGACGAGCGCG GTCTGGTGTGATCGTGCTGCCGTGCGGCGCGGGCAAGTCGCTGGTGGGCGTGACGGCGGTGTGCACGGTGCGCAAGCGCGCGCTCGTGCTGTGCAACTCCGGCGTGTCCGTGGAGCAGTGGAAGCAGCAGTTCAAGTGCTGGTCCACCGCCGACGACAGCATGATCTGCCG ATTCACGTCAGAGGCGAAGGACAAGCCGATGGGCGCGGGCATCCTCATCACGACGTACTCCATGATCACGCACGGCCAGCGTCGCTCGTGGGAGGCCGAGCAGACCATGAAGTGGCTGCAGGCGCAGGAGTGGGGGCTCGTGGTGCTGGACGAGGTGCACACCATCCCCGCCAAGATGTTCCGGCGCGTGCTCACCATCGTGCACTCGCACGCTAAGCTCG GTCTGACGGCGACGCTGCTGCGAGAGGACGACAAGATCGCGGACCTGAACTTCCTGATCGGACCCAAGCTGTACGAGGCCAACTGGCTGGAGCTGCAGGCGGCCGGATACATCGCGCGCGTGCAGTGCGCCGAGGTCTGGTGCCCCATGACGCCTGAGTTCTACCGCGAGTACCTCATACAAAA AATTAACAAGAAAATGTTACTGTACGTAATGAATCCATCAAAATTCCGCGCGTGTCAGTTTTTAGTGCGATACCACGAGCGACGCGGAGACAAGACCATCGTATTCTCAGACAACGTGTTCGCTCTTAGACACTACGCAGTTAAAATGAACAAGCCATACATCTACGGTCCCACGTCACAGAGTGAACGAATTCAAATTCTgcaaaatttcaaatttaatcCAAAGGTCAATACAATATTTGTGAGCAAAGTAGCCGACACGAGTTTCGATTTGCCGGAAGCGAACGTGTTAATTCAGATCTCCTCACACGGTGGTTCGCGAAGACAGGAAGCTCAACGTCTAg GTCGTATTCTACGAGCGAAAAAAGGTGCACTTGCAGAGGAATACAACGCGTTCTTCTACACCTTAGTATCTCAAGACACGTTGGAAATGGCGTACAGCCGCAAGCGACAACGGTTCCTTGTCAACCAAGGTTACAGCTACAAG GTTATCACTGAGCTAAAAGGCATGGATCAAGAGCCAGACATGTTTTATGGCACGCGTGAGGAGCAGGGTATGCTGCTTCAGCAG GTGCTGGCGGCGTCGGAGACGGACTGCGAGGACGAGCGCGAGGgaggcgcgggcggcggcgtgctgcggcgcggcgcggggctgGCGTCGCTGGCGGGCGCCGACGACGCGCTGTACCTGGAGCATCGCCGCGCGCTCGCGCTCAACAAGCACCCGCTCTTCAAGAAGTTCCGCTACTAG
- the LOC142978257 gene encoding uncharacterized protein LOC142978257 isoform X5, producing the protein MLSVQVPGCAGMERLGAPGGPRLRHDHRHHHSTLEWEKQQRLQAMVGRLQEMVEQETRARSAAAAERLGLPPSIQLPDGEYGQDVHLQLRVPYQQAELTRSSFQPPPNKCVSDVPEWAGGAEAGGARRGKKDGLLQKATRWWVRMGARPVLPAPPPPCVMVPRRAPGPPPDA; encoded by the exons ATGCTCTCGGTACAAGTGCCGGGGTGCGCGGGCATGGAGCGGCTGGGCGCGCCGGGGGGACCGCGCCTACGGCACGATCACAGACATCACCATTCCACATT GGAATGGGAGAAgcagcaaaggttgcaggcaatGGTGGGAAGGCTCCAAGAGATGGTGGAGCAGGAGACGCGAGCGCGGTCCGCCGCGGCGGCCGAGCGCCTCGGCCTGCCGCCCAGCATACAGCTGCCGGACGGCGAGTACGGACAGGACGTGCATCTACAGTTACGAGTCCCTTATCAG CAAGCCGAGCTGACGAGAAGCAGCTTCCAGCCGCCACCCAACAAGTGCGTGAGCGACGTGCCGGAgtgggcgggcggcgcggaggcgggcggcgcgcggcgcggcaagAAGGACGGGCTGCTGCAGAAGGCCACGCGCTGGTGGGTGCGCATGGGCGCGCGCCCCGTGCtgccggcgccgccgccgccctgCGTCATggtgccgcgccgcgcgcccggCCCGCCGCCCGACGCGTGa
- the LOC142978257 gene encoding uncharacterized protein LOC142978257 isoform X2 has translation MPTLCYVHNLRICSSKTMLSVQVPGCAGMERLGAPGGPRLRHDHRHHHSTLEWEKQQRLQAMVGRLQEMVEQETRARSAAAAERLGLPPSIQLPDGEYGQDVHLQLRVPYQQAELTRSSFQPPPNKCVSDVPEWAGGAEAGGARRGKKDGLLQKATRWWVRMGARPVLPAPPPPCVMVPRRAPGPPPDA, from the exons ATGCCAACTCTGTGTTATGTGCACAACTTGAGAATATGCTCATCCAAAACA ATGCTCTCGGTACAAGTGCCGGGGTGCGCGGGCATGGAGCGGCTGGGCGCGCCGGGGGGACCGCGCCTACGGCACGATCACAGACATCACCATTCCACATT GGAATGGGAGAAgcagcaaaggttgcaggcaatGGTGGGAAGGCTCCAAGAGATGGTGGAGCAGGAGACGCGAGCGCGGTCCGCCGCGGCGGCCGAGCGCCTCGGCCTGCCGCCCAGCATACAGCTGCCGGACGGCGAGTACGGACAGGACGTGCATCTACAGTTACGAGTCCCTTATCAG CAAGCCGAGCTGACGAGAAGCAGCTTCCAGCCGCCACCCAACAAGTGCGTGAGCGACGTGCCGGAgtgggcgggcggcgcggaggcgggcggcgcgcggcgcggcaagAAGGACGGGCTGCTGCAGAAGGCCACGCGCTGGTGGGTGCGCATGGGCGCGCGCCCCGTGCtgccggcgccgccgccgccctgCGTCATggtgccgcgccgcgcgcccggCCCGCCGCCCGACGCGTGa
- the LOC142978354 gene encoding leukocyte receptor cluster member 1 homolog, with product MNILPKKRWHVRTKENIARVRKDEAEAAEKEKQERLRVEKADREARLSVLKHKSKQKLLGVTEPEEESVPTEHINLFTDIEDAVKTTNKEHDKEVQDKKEEYEKKIGYLTYLGQDTNEALGKKNWYEVLPSQASRSTDIKDTYDKLVLKDQDGKPKIKQLDEKDGEVCWKKKQMLDPINAFKHLHHSYKEKKKTSSSNRNDCDESVIKINSKDKNRHKKKKNKKEKDNEKEIKLQKLREARLRREQQEKYKTEKFLTCLNKPTNTEPEKITKVKPVYNSQFNPELARQNYR from the exons atgaacattttaCCCAAAAAAAG GTGGCATGTAAGAACTAAAGAAAATATAGCCAGGGTAAGAAAAGATGAAGCAGAAGCTGCTGAAAAAGAGAAGCAAGAAAGACTGAGAGTTGAAAAGGCAGATCGTGAAGCACGCCTCAGTGTGCTAAAGCATAAAAGCAAACAAAAATTATTAGGTGTCACAGAACCAGAGGAAGAATCTGTACCCACTGAACATATCAACCTATTTACTGATATTGAAGATGCTGTGAAAACTACAAATAAAGAACATGATAAAGAAGTGCAGGACAAAAAAGAagaatatgaaaagaaaattggTTACTTAACATATCTTGGACAAGACACTAATGAAGCTCTTGGCAAAAAAAACTGGTATGAAGTCTTGCCATCACAAGCTTCAAGGTCTACTGACATCAAAGATACTTATGATAAACTGGTTTTAAAAGATCAAGATGGTAAGCCTAAGATAAAACAACTTGATGAGAAAGATGGTGAGGTATGTtggaaaaagaaacaaatgcTGGACCCTATAAATGCCTTTAAACATCTTCATCATTCTTATAAAGAGAAGAAAAAGACTTCTTCAAGTAACCGCAATGACTGCGAtgaaagtgttataaaaatcaACAGCAAAGATAAGAACAGacataagaaaaagaaaaataaaaaagaaaaagataatgaaaaagaaataaagctGCAGAAATTAAGAGAAGCCAGGTTGCGACGTGAACAACAAGagaaatataaaacagaaaaGTTTTTAACATGTCTTAATAAACCAACAAACACAGAACCTGAAAAGATTACAAAAGTAAAACCAGTTTATAATTCACAATTTAATCCTGAACTTGCAAGACAAAATTATAGATAA
- the LOC142978257 gene encoding uncharacterized protein LOC142978257 isoform X3, giving the protein MLIQNMCCDLQMLSVQVPGCAGMERLGAPGGPRLRHDHRHHHSTLEWEKQQRLQAMVGRLQEMVEQETRARSAAAAERLGLPPSIQLPDGEYGQDVHLQLRVPYQQAELTRSSFQPPPNKCVSDVPEWAGGAEAGGARRGKKDGLLQKATRWWVRMGARPVLPAPPPPCVMVPRRAPGPPPDA; this is encoded by the exons ATGCTCATCCAAAACA TGTGTTGTGATTTGCAGATGCTCTCGGTACAAGTGCCGGGGTGCGCGGGCATGGAGCGGCTGGGCGCGCCGGGGGGACCGCGCCTACGGCACGATCACAGACATCACCATTCCACATT GGAATGGGAGAAgcagcaaaggttgcaggcaatGGTGGGAAGGCTCCAAGAGATGGTGGAGCAGGAGACGCGAGCGCGGTCCGCCGCGGCGGCCGAGCGCCTCGGCCTGCCGCCCAGCATACAGCTGCCGGACGGCGAGTACGGACAGGACGTGCATCTACAGTTACGAGTCCCTTATCAG CAAGCCGAGCTGACGAGAAGCAGCTTCCAGCCGCCACCCAACAAGTGCGTGAGCGACGTGCCGGAgtgggcgggcggcgcggaggcgggcggcgcgcggcgcggcaagAAGGACGGGCTGCTGCAGAAGGCCACGCGCTGGTGGGTGCGCATGGGCGCGCGCCCCGTGCtgccggcgccgccgccgccctgCGTCATggtgccgcgccgcgcgcccggCCCGCCGCCCGACGCGTGa